In one window of Catalinimonas alkaloidigena DNA:
- a CDS encoding DUF262 domain-containing protein: MEQTQSIKNLIEDIDAKKIFLPEFQRDFVWEVSKTYDLFDSLIKDIFIGAIIYGIPSFDIAVREIDNRRKITKGRKRPSLEIKTVTKSEIEKINKTGGNFRLILDGQQRSTSIYRALKGTDEIWFIAKSEDEIESPSFESAKLEELLEEITGEQSSERLSIRLSDVWEIEQNDYDEDDVKEKFFFTSTYYKNYSSTAGFDFKGEFKKFRNLKKKIADLFKSEKLLSFYLLDMNLEKFVVFFERSNTRGVQLNFIDILAAKLYTGNFNLKEKIKEFEQKHQNYNLIPEIIVRAIAYRKSSPKEINRNYILTSLNAEDFKEWWDKICLSYKRTLDYLYDNHYIISQDWIPYDNMMIPLINFVNEIGGDYHFMSSKQKRFIDFWYWNSIFSLRYSGSSNERIIEDSNALTIIANDKKITYLSFFNKLTKIQTLSVEDIYSFDKKANAVYKGLLNIISYEKKGLLNWNNDAKLSLNSTLEDHHIFPKSYLNKSLTNEIDRDLIDCVANRTLVPKIQNIRISDQPPSEYLSTIQLVNPNIGRSLESHLITSELLTGEYDKEFNFFVELRASAIFDIVNKHVIVPKDSIKEEFYEEVRFEETANINVYCSYKSNKASAVFNPSTAKIFYKGDLYESPSAAANAVKIDLGAPEHTTENGWTFWKFVDESGMEKRINEFRK; encoded by the coding sequence ATGGAGCAAACACAATCAATTAAGAACCTTATTGAAGATATAGATGCTAAGAAGATATTTTTACCAGAATTTCAAAGAGATTTTGTATGGGAAGTATCAAAAACATACGATTTATTCGACTCCTTGATCAAAGATATATTTATAGGAGCAATTATTTATGGAATACCTTCATTTGATATTGCAGTAAGGGAGATAGATAACCGAAGAAAGATAACGAAAGGCAGGAAGAGGCCTTCATTAGAAATTAAGACTGTAACGAAGTCTGAAATAGAAAAAATCAATAAGACAGGGGGAAATTTCAGATTGATACTAGATGGTCAACAAAGATCAACTTCAATATATAGAGCATTAAAGGGAACAGATGAAATTTGGTTCATAGCAAAAAGTGAAGATGAGATAGAAAGCCCATCTTTTGAAAGTGCGAAACTAGAAGAACTGCTTGAAGAGATTACAGGGGAACAAAGTTCAGAAAGACTTTCAATTCGCTTATCTGATGTTTGGGAGATTGAGCAAAATGATTATGATGAAGACGATGTAAAGGAGAAATTTTTCTTCACTTCTACTTATTACAAAAATTATAGTAGTACAGCGGGGTTTGACTTTAAAGGAGAATTCAAAAAATTTAGGAATTTAAAAAAAAAGATTGCCGACTTATTTAAGTCTGAGAAGCTTCTTTCTTTCTATTTACTGGATATGAATCTTGAGAAGTTTGTAGTGTTTTTTGAAAGAAGTAACACGCGAGGGGTTCAGCTAAATTTCATTGATATACTAGCTGCAAAGCTCTATACTGGCAATTTCAACCTAAAAGAAAAGATAAAAGAGTTTGAGCAAAAGCATCAAAACTACAATCTAATTCCGGAAATAATTGTTCGTGCCATTGCTTATAGAAAAAGTTCTCCTAAAGAGATAAACAGAAATTATATTCTCACCTCTCTTAATGCAGAGGATTTTAAGGAGTGGTGGGATAAAATATGCTTGAGTTACAAGAGGACATTAGATTATTTATATGATAACCACTATATCATATCTCAGGATTGGATTCCCTATGACAATATGATGATTCCCTTAATAAACTTTGTTAATGAAATAGGAGGAGATTATCATTTTATGAGTTCAAAGCAAAAGCGATTTATTGATTTTTGGTATTGGAATTCAATTTTTTCATTGAGATACTCAGGTTCATCTAACGAACGTATCATAGAAGATTCTAACGCGTTGACTATTATTGCCAATGATAAAAAAATAACTTACCTAAGCTTCTTTAATAAGTTAACAAAAATTCAAACCTTATCAGTAGAAGATATATATTCATTTGATAAAAAAGCAAATGCAGTTTATAAGGGTTTACTGAATATCATAAGCTATGAGAAAAAAGGGTTGCTGAACTGGAATAATGATGCAAAACTTTCACTTAATTCAACTCTCGAGGATCACCACATTTTTCCAAAGAGTTATCTTAACAAGTCTCTTACCAATGAAATAGATAGAGATTTAATAGATTGTGTAGCTAACAGAACACTTGTTCCAAAAATCCAGAATATCAGAATAAGTGATCAACCTCCATCAGAATATCTATCAACGATCCAACTAGTTAACCCCAATATAGGGCGATCATTAGAAAGTCACTTAATTACTAGTGAATTGCTGACTGGTGAGTATGATAAGGAATTCAATTTCTTTGTAGAACTAAGAGCTAGTGCAATATTTGACATTGTGAACAAGCATGTGATTGTTCCAAAGGATTCGATTAAAGAAGAATTTTATGAGGAGGTTAGATTTGAAGAAACAGCTAATATCAATGTATACTGCTCTTATAAGTCAAACAAGGCTAGCGCTGTTTTCAATCCATCAACTGCAAAGATCTTTTATAAAGGTGATCTTTACGAGAGCCCAAGTGCAGCTGCTAATGCTGTAAAAATAGATTTAGGTGCTCCTGAACATACCACTGAAAATGGGTGGACATTTTGGAAGTTCGTTGATGAAAGCGGGATGGAAAAGCGGATCAACGAATTCAGAAAGTAA